The following proteins are co-located in the Komagataeibacter sp. FNDCF1 genome:
- a CDS encoding AAA family ATPase, protein MTARFVRLRVAGFKSFADPVSLDILPGLTGIVGPNGCGKSNVVEALRWVMGETNARSLRGSEMDDLIFAGTTARAARNMADVTLTLEGTAEVAPAPFQGQDELQVSRRAERGSGSGYRINGRTMRGRDVQTLFADLASGARSSAMVSQGRVSALVNARPEERRTILEEAAGITGLHGRRHEAELKLRATEANLARAEDLRIQLESRLDDLREQSGQAARYRELSQGLREAETALLALLHARAHKGVAESESALHTARTDLRAAEEMAENAVIADFEITQTLPALRDELDTRRTALERFKVRAETIADELASAESTLAAARSRLDECEGVHAQALARRDDATVMLTQLEAERAQVEERLAALPALRDALEAERTALGQKAADMAARVEQATTTLREAQLQTTQARTALEAATATHASLATQHRELATEIMALESDMPTEAAIAAHEERITDTAARATTALAAREEATRTHSEAVLQAGLARNAATESTRLHAQATHDASAVKTRLDALERDVTALRARVEQARASLVPEAERDRLAQALHDAEGTLATVRTGLEAAEEARAQATQAEIQANARLKEARSTRQATEESLRAAQAAHTRAGSEVETLATGMEQLRAQAVPDSALHALTARREAAEHTLETARNHMDAAESALITATREEESHTAGLAQARARLSGLEAEADGLARALQSDTEQTAVTGVTLAENLHVPAGLETALAVVLSDGLEAAVKGSAPREWHDLPPGTPAPFPSAGISPLSTLLEAPHALSRALGAAGLLPEGMDGAALQAGLAPGQCLVTREGALWRWDGYVQAPNLPGRAALRLKQLGRLRELRAELEQVQAEIPTLDEAMTTTAATRQKAAHALDTAREARVSAENALQAARTEEADLSRRHATVAAQIHTLSVQHETAQAALDEARASLARARAQEAALPDTVELTQAQQTAQHHAAQAQAEESRLRTARQQAEAALERARQALHATLASHNGAETRLQSMLPELSRLDTDRDALAREYATRQEHLSSLPAPAIAQEAATQAATHAANAEQALRHAREAVETTAVQLEQARTARTSLEQKMRETGARLEARRARMADLTHALDQAEEAEQAARAHLAALPDIVELEHDLAALRAQAAAVQAQDDERREALSQLQAENATLRQRFDASAQEMTQWTARVEAAALEAEAARARLHNAQAEHDRVAPLPVAVRERRDAIASELEEHATRHDAAAQALQVAQARAAERQQARGTAQDTLIAAREELVRAEGRCEQAQLLLAQIQAESEPPPGVVAADLSTGAETSLRRRVTRLERQREELGPVNLRAEIEAQDASGKIDTILHERDELQSAIARLRGMIGQLNREGRERLMAVFSQIDQHFQALFARMFNGGRAHLGMVGNDDPLQAGLEIYAQPPGKKLATLSLLSGGEQALTALSLIFAVFRCNPAPICVLDEVDAPLDDANVGRFCALLADMVAEAGTRFLVVTHHQLTMAHMDRLYGVTMQERGVSRVLSVDLERATEMVDGEPAR, encoded by the coding sequence ATGACCGCCCGTTTCGTCCGGCTGCGCGTCGCAGGCTTCAAAAGCTTCGCCGACCCGGTTTCCCTTGATATCCTGCCCGGGCTGACCGGCATCGTGGGCCCTAATGGCTGCGGCAAGTCCAATGTGGTCGAAGCCCTGCGCTGGGTCATGGGGGAGACCAATGCCCGCTCCCTGCGTGGCAGCGAGATGGATGACCTGATCTTCGCCGGCACCACCGCGCGGGCCGCGCGCAACATGGCGGATGTCACCCTGACGCTGGAGGGTACGGCCGAAGTCGCTCCCGCCCCCTTTCAGGGGCAGGACGAACTGCAGGTCTCCCGCCGGGCCGAGCGGGGATCGGGCAGCGGCTACCGCATCAACGGGCGCACCATGCGCGGGCGCGACGTGCAGACCCTGTTTGCCGATCTGGCATCGGGTGCGCGGTCCTCGGCCATGGTCAGCCAGGGCCGCGTCTCCGCGCTGGTCAATGCCCGGCCGGAGGAACGCCGCACGATCCTGGAGGAAGCCGCCGGCATTACCGGCCTGCATGGCCGCAGGCATGAAGCCGAACTCAAGCTGCGTGCGACCGAAGCCAACCTGGCCCGGGCGGAAGACCTGCGCATCCAGCTTGAATCCCGGCTGGACGACCTGCGCGAGCAGTCCGGGCAGGCCGCGCGCTACCGCGAACTCTCACAAGGGCTGCGGGAAGCGGAAACCGCCCTGCTCGCCCTGCTTCACGCACGCGCCCACAAGGGTGTGGCGGAGAGCGAATCCGCCCTCCACACCGCCCGCACAGACCTGAGGGCGGCGGAGGAAATGGCGGAAAACGCCGTCATTGCCGATTTTGAAATCACGCAGACCCTTCCGGCCCTGCGTGATGAACTGGATACGCGCCGCACCGCCCTTGAACGCTTCAAGGTCCGGGCCGAAACCATTGCCGATGAACTGGCCAGCGCCGAATCCACGCTGGCCGCGGCCCGCAGCCGCCTTGACGAATGTGAAGGCGTGCATGCGCAGGCGCTGGCCCGGCGTGATGACGCAACCGTCATGCTGACACAGCTTGAAGCCGAGCGTGCACAGGTGGAGGAACGGCTGGCCGCCCTCCCCGCCCTGCGCGACGCCCTGGAGGCGGAACGGACGGCGCTGGGCCAGAAGGCGGCGGACATGGCCGCCCGTGTGGAACAGGCCACCACCACATTGCGCGAAGCCCAGTTGCAGACCACACAGGCCCGCACGGCACTGGAAGCGGCGACCGCAACACATGCCAGCCTGGCCACCCAGCACAGGGAACTGGCCACCGAGATCATGGCCCTTGAATCCGACATGCCAACCGAAGCCGCGATCGCGGCCCATGAGGAACGGATTACCGATACGGCGGCGCGGGCCACCACAGCACTCGCCGCGCGTGAAGAGGCCACCCGAACCCATTCGGAAGCCGTGCTGCAGGCCGGACTGGCGCGCAACGCCGCCACGGAAAGCACCCGCCTGCACGCACAGGCGACCCATGACGCCAGTGCCGTGAAGACCCGGCTTGACGCGCTGGAGCGTGACGTGACGGCCCTGCGCGCCCGGGTGGAGCAGGCCCGCGCCAGTCTGGTGCCCGAGGCCGAGCGTGACCGTCTGGCGCAGGCCCTGCACGATGCGGAGGGCACGCTGGCCACCGTCCGCACCGGACTGGAGGCGGCGGAAGAAGCCCGCGCACAGGCCACGCAGGCTGAAATCCAGGCCAATGCCCGCCTGAAGGAAGCCCGCTCCACCCGGCAGGCGACCGAGGAATCCCTGCGCGCGGCGCAGGCTGCCCACACCCGTGCGGGCAGCGAGGTGGAAACGCTGGCCACCGGCATGGAACAGTTACGCGCGCAGGCCGTGCCCGATTCCGCCCTGCATGCGCTAACAGCCCGCCGAGAGGCCGCCGAGCACACGCTGGAAACCGCGCGCAACCACATGGACGCCGCCGAATCCGCCCTGATCACCGCAACGCGGGAGGAAGAGTCGCATACGGCCGGGCTGGCGCAGGCCCGCGCCCGGCTGTCCGGTCTGGAAGCCGAAGCCGATGGTCTGGCCCGTGCCCTGCAAAGCGACACGGAACAGACCGCCGTAACCGGCGTGACACTGGCCGAAAACCTGCATGTGCCCGCCGGGCTGGAAACCGCTCTGGCCGTGGTACTGTCCGACGGACTTGAAGCCGCCGTGAAGGGGTCCGCCCCACGTGAATGGCATGACCTGCCGCCCGGCACGCCTGCCCCCTTTCCCTCAGCGGGAATCAGTCCGCTGTCCACCCTGCTGGAAGCGCCCCATGCCCTGTCGCGCGCGCTGGGTGCGGCGGGACTGCTGCCCGAAGGCATGGATGGTGCCGCCCTGCAGGCGGGTCTTGCCCCCGGGCAATGCCTTGTCACGCGTGAGGGAGCGCTGTGGCGGTGGGATGGCTACGTTCAGGCACCCAACCTGCCCGGACGCGCGGCCCTGCGGCTGAAGCAGCTGGGCCGCCTGCGCGAACTGCGTGCGGAACTGGAACAGGTCCAAGCCGAAATCCCGACGCTGGATGAGGCGATGACGACCACCGCCGCCACGCGACAGAAGGCGGCCCACGCACTCGATACGGCACGCGAGGCCCGCGTCAGTGCCGAGAATGCCCTGCAGGCCGCCCGCACGGAGGAAGCCGACCTGTCCCGGCGGCACGCCACCGTCGCAGCACAGATCCATACGCTGTCCGTGCAGCACGAGACCGCGCAGGCCGCACTGGACGAGGCCCGCGCAAGCCTGGCCCGTGCCCGCGCGCAGGAAGCAGCCCTGCCGGACACGGTTGAACTGACGCAGGCCCAGCAGACGGCACAGCACCATGCTGCACAGGCACAGGCCGAGGAAAGCCGCCTGCGCACGGCACGCCAGCAGGCCGAAGCCGCGCTGGAACGCGCCCGTCAGGCGCTGCATGCCACCCTGGCCAGCCATAACGGGGCCGAAACCCGCCTGCAATCCATGCTGCCCGAACTGAGCCGGCTGGACACCGACCGCGATGCGCTGGCCCGGGAATACGCCACCCGGCAGGAACATCTGTCCAGCCTGCCCGCCCCCGCCATAGCGCAGGAAGCCGCCACGCAGGCGGCCACGCACGCCGCCAATGCGGAACAGGCCCTGCGCCATGCGCGTGAAGCGGTCGAGACCACTGCCGTACAGCTGGAACAGGCACGCACCGCACGCACCAGCCTTGAGCAGAAAATGCGCGAGACGGGCGCAAGGCTTGAAGCACGGCGTGCCCGTATGGCCGACCTGACCCATGCATTGGACCAGGCGGAAGAAGCCGAGCAGGCTGCCCGCGCGCATCTTGCCGCCCTGCCCGACATCGTGGAACTGGAGCATGACCTTGCCGCCCTGCGCGCGCAGGCGGCAGCGGTGCAGGCGCAGGATGATGAACGACGTGAAGCCCTGAGCCAGCTTCAGGCGGAAAACGCGACCCTGCGCCAGCGCTTCGATGCCTCGGCTCAGGAAATGACCCAGTGGACCGCCCGCGTGGAAGCAGCGGCGCTGGAAGCCGAAGCCGCACGGGCCCGCCTGCACAACGCGCAGGCCGAACATGACCGCGTGGCCCCCCTGCCCGTGGCCGTGCGTGAACGGCGCGACGCAATCGCAAGCGAACTGGAAGAACATGCCACCCGGCACGATGCGGCAGCACAGGCCCTGCAGGTGGCGCAGGCCCGTGCGGCTGAACGCCAGCAGGCCCGCGGCACGGCACAGGACACACTGATTGCCGCGCGTGAGGAACTGGTCCGCGCCGAAGGCAGGTGCGAACAGGCGCAGCTTCTGCTGGCCCAGATTCAGGCGGAATCCGAGCCGCCGCCTGGCGTGGTGGCCGCCGACCTGAGCACGGGGGCCGAAACCAGCCTGCGCCGCCGGGTCACCCGCCTTGAGCGCCAGCGCGAGGAACTGGGTCCCGTCAACCTGCGCGCCGAGATCGAGGCACAGGATGCGTCAGGCAAGATCGACACCATCCTGCATGAACGGGACGAACTGCAATCCGCCATTGCCCGCCTGCGCGGCATGATCGGCCAGCTCAACCGCGAGGGGCGGGAACGGCTGATGGCCGTGTTCTCCCAGATCGACCAGCATTTCCAGGCGCTGTTCGCGCGCATGTTCAACGGTGGCCGTGCCCATCTGGGCATGGTGGGCAATGACGACCCGCTGCAGGCCGGGCTGGAAATCTATGCCCAGCCGCCGGGCAAGAAGCTGGCGACGCTTTCCCTGCTGTCGGGCGGCGAGCAGGCACTGACCGCGCTGTCGCTCATCTTTGCCGTGTTCCGCTGCAACCCTGCCCCAATCTGCGTGCTGGACGAAGTGGATGCCCCGCTGGATGACGCCAATGTGGGCCGGTTCTGCGCGCTGCTGGCTGATATGGTGGCCGAAGCGGGCACGCGCTTCCTGGTCGTGACCCACCACCAGCTGACCATGGCGCACATGGACCGGCTGTATGGCGTGACCATGCAGGAGCGTGGCGTGAGCCGCGTGCTGTCGGTTGATCTGGAACGCGCCACCGAAATGGTGGACGGCGAACCTGCCCGCTAG